A genomic stretch from Bacillus sp. N1-1 includes:
- a CDS encoding 3-oxoacyl-ACP reductase, producing the protein MTRTVLVTGSSRGLGATIVKTLAQQGFQVVINYYKSKDAVEKIVSEIGEENAIAIQADVTNREEVDKLIKKATEYFGQIDVVVNNALVDFKFDPNKQKNFTALTWDDYQKQLDGTLKAAFNVVQSVIPQFIERQNGSIISIGTNLYQNPVVPYHEYTTAKAGLIGFTRNIASELGLYGIKANVVSGGLLKTTDASAVTTPEVFDLIAQSTPLKKVTTPQDVANMVAYLSSENANGITGQNFTVDGGLTMN; encoded by the coding sequence ATGACTAGAACAGTATTAGTAACAGGTAGTAGTAGAGGTTTAGGAGCAACTATTGTAAAGACATTGGCGCAACAAGGATTTCAAGTAGTTATCAATTACTATAAAAGCAAAGATGCTGTTGAGAAGATCGTTTCTGAGATTGGTGAAGAGAATGCTATTGCAATTCAAGCTGATGTAACAAATCGTGAAGAAGTAGATAAATTGATAAAAAAAGCAACGGAATATTTTGGTCAAATAGATGTTGTAGTCAACAATGCATTAGTAGACTTCAAATTTGATCCAAACAAACAGAAAAACTTCACAGCACTCACTTGGGATGATTACCAAAAACAACTAGATGGTACTTTAAAAGCAGCATTTAATGTAGTTCAAAGCGTCATACCTCAATTTATTGAACGACAAAATGGAAGTATTATAAGTATAGGTACTAATTTATATCAAAATCCTGTTGTACCCTACCACGAATATACAACAGCTAAAGCTGGATTAATAGGTTTTACGCGTAATATCGCTTCTGAATTAGGACTATATGGTATAAAAGCGAATGTAGTTTCAGGTGGATTATTAAAAACGACTGACGCCAGTGCTGTTACAACACCAGAAGTATTCGATTTAATTGCTCAATCAACGCCATTGAAGAAGGTGACCACACCTCAAGACGTAGCCAATATGGTCGCTTATTTATCTTCGGAAAATGCGAACGGTATTACAGGTCAAAATTTCACAGTAGATGGCGGTTTGACAATGAACTAA